The Streptococcus mitis genomic sequence TTTTCAGGTGCGGGAAGGCTTAAATTTTCAAAGGGCAAATCAATTGATTTATCAAAAGTACCACTTGGGAAGACTTCCTTTTCCTTAAATTTAGAAGGGATAAAAGCCATATACTGCCCATTTTCACGACTATATTTTTGAATTTCTTTCTCGATTTTATGTGCGAAATAACGAGGAGAAACAGGTCGAAGGAGTAACCAGAAGGCTGTTCGTATCCAATCTTTTAAGAGGCTATCTTTATAGACAATATTTTTATGTTTACTGAAAGACAGAAGTTTGAAGCTTTCCAGCTTATAACAAATATCAATGACCTTAGGGTCATCAAAGCGATCCATAGGGAAAATATCGATAAAAACACCTGACTCATAGGTTTTTGTATTCCGAGTATCAATAATTTTAGTTGAACTGTCGGTGATTTTGATAAAGTTGTTAAAGTAGTTCTTATCTGTTTCTAAGGATAGGAGCTTATATTTGCTTTTTTCCTTTTGAAAAATGTTAATAAATCGTTGATAGTCTTCTCGAGGCATGGATAAATCAATATCGTCGTCCCAAGGGATAAAACCCTCATGTCGAACTGCCCCAATCAGAGTCCCGTAGTTAATAATATAGTTGATATTGTGCTTTTTACAGAGAGTATCAATATAATCCAAAATTTCTAATTCAATTTGTTTGGCATCTTCAATGGTTAGTTGTTTCATTCTAAACTCCTATGATCTTTTGAATTTATTTTTTAAGGCTAGGACATGGTTTAAAAATTCATAGAAAATGCTATCTTTGGTGAAGACAAGTAGACCAATATAAGAGATGGCTGATAGCAAGACAATCAAACCAGTATTAATCAAAAATGGCAAATTAATGATCATATCCACAGGATACAAGAAATTAATTAGGAAATAAATTCCTACAAAGGAAAGTGAAAAGAGCGAGTATCGAACAGTATAGCTAAAGATATGTCCCAAGTGAATAAGCTGTTTTCTATGGATGAAAATGATATAGAAAACAAGTAGAGAGACCTCTGATAGCATAGTTGTCAGTAAGTAGTATTCAGGAGCCACTATGTGGTTGAAAAAGAGGAGACTATTTAAGCCCAAATTGAGTAATCCTGCAAAGACTGTATAGACTGTGATTCGTTTTTCATAGCCATTTGTAAAGAGAATTTGGGAACCAAGAATGGTATCTAAGGCCAGGATAATCGTACGAAAAGCGAAGAGAGAGGTTAAGATACCGCCTCCGATATATTTTTCACTACCATAAAGTAGGATAGCATTTGGTCCTAAAACCATGAGTCCAAAGCTCAGTGGAATGATAAAGAAGTTAAAGATTCGACTACCTCTATTAACAAGTGCGACATAAGCTTCCTTATCGCCTTTTCCTAGATAGTAACTGAGACGAGGCACACTCACTCCGATAGCTCCTGTTACAACACCAGCTATAACGGTCACAATTCGCTGAGCCATGGTATAGTAACTAACGTTGACATCAATCCCTGTTTTAACGAGGAAGAGACGATCTAAAAAAGTGAAGAGCATATTGGCATTGGCAAAGACCAACATGGCTGTTAAAGGGAGAAAGAGCGGTTTGAAATCACTTATGTGAATCTTAACAAGCTTAATGTCTCTTTTAATCCAAAAATAACTAATCAGATAGTTAATCAGTGTCGATAAACTCATCACAAGTGTATAGACAACAATATCGTGTTCATTTTTGACAAACAGGAAAATAGAGACCAGCATCAGGATACGGATGAAGGCAGTCTTGTAAAAGAGAAAACTGTAATTTTCCAGAGCTTCATTAACCCATTCGATTGAAAAAATCTGGGCAATGAGTTGAATCCCCATAACAAGGTAGACTTTTTTGACGATTGGATTATCTGTAAATAAGAGAGGATAGGCTAGGATATAGACAGCGGTGGTCAAAATCGTACAAGCTATGCACAAATAAAAAAGACTAGAGAAGGTTCTATTCAGATCTTTTTTGTTATCCTTGACATTACTGATGGCCCGTAAACCGTAGTTATAGACTCCATAAGTTGCAAAGGGTAAGAAAAATGACAAAATTGTGTCGACTGAGTTGAAGTAACCATAGTCAGTTCGGTCCAAGACACGCGCGACGTAGGTACCAGTTAAGATGGGAAAAATAATATTCAAGACACGAATTCCCATGTAAGATAGAGCATTTAATTTTATACTTTTCATTCAATTTACCTCGTTTTTCATTATATCATAAAGTCAGCTAATAAGAAATGAAGGGCAGTAATACTCTTCGAAAATCAAATTCAAACCACGTCAGCGTCGCCTTACCGTACTCAAGTACAGCTTACGGCTAGCTTCCTAGTTTGCTTTTTGATTTTCATTGAGTATAAGTCAAGTAATCACTTTGAAGTTTCAAAGTTTGATTTTAAGCTTTCTTTAAGAAAACTATATTATTCTGAAGAACTCTAAAATTTCACAGCCATTTATTGGTAATGACTACCGAATTCCTAGTCATTACTAGAAATGGACTAGTTATTTTAAATAATAGAACTCCTTAATCCTTCTATTCTAGAACGGGAGGGCCGGTATTTCTTTCATGATAGGACTAGATTGTGGTATAATAGAGAGAATAAGTTTTTTTAGTAAGACAAAGGAGAAAATAGATGATTTATGCAGGAATTCTTGCTGGTGGAACTGGCACACGCATGGGAATCAGTAACTTGCCAAAACAATTTTTAGAGTTAGGTGATCGACCTATCTTGATTCATACAATTGAAAAATTTGTCTTGGAACCAAGTATCGAAAAAATTGTAGTTGGGGTTCATGGAGACTGGGTTTCTCATGCAGAAGATCTTGTAGATAAATATCTTCCTCTTCATAAGGAACGTATCATCATTACAAAAGGTGGTGCTGACCGCAATACAAGTATTGAGAAAATCATTGAAGCCATTGATGCTTATCGTCCGCTTACTCCAGAGGATATCGTTGTTACCCACGATTCTGTTCGTCCATTTATTACACTTCGCATGATTCAAGACAATATCCAACTTGCCCAAAATCATGATGCAGTGGACACAGTGGTAGAAGCGGTTGATACTATCGTTGAAAGTACCAATGGTCAATTTATTACAGATATTCCAAATCGTGCTCACCTTTATCAAGGACAAACACCTCAAACATTCCGTTGCAAGGACTTCATGGACCTTTATGGATCTCTTTCTGATGAAGAGAAGGAAATCTTGACAGATGCATGTAAAATCTTTGTCATTAAAGGAAAAGATGTGGCCTTGGCCAAGGGTGAATATTCAAATCTTAAAATCACAACCGTAACAGATTTGAAGATTGCAAAAAGTATGATTGAGAAAGACTAGTAAAATGATTAATCAAATTTATCAACTAACTAAGCCTAAGTTTATCAATGTCAAATATCAGGAAGAGGCTATTGACCAAGAGAATCATATCCTCATCCGCCCTAATTATATGGCGGTCTGTCATGCGGATCAGCGTTACTATCAAGGAAAACGTGATCCAAAGATTTTGAATAAAAAGCTTCCAATGGCAATGATTCACGAGTCATGTGGAACCGTTATTTCTGACCCGACGGGAACCTATGAGGTTGGGCAAAAAGTTGTCATGATTCCAAATCAGCCTCCTATGCAGAGTGATGAAGAATTCTATGAGAACTACATGACAGGGACCCATTTCTTGTCTAGTGGCTTTGATGGCTTTATGAGAGAGTTTGTTTCTCTCCCTAAAGACCGTGTGGTGGCTTATGATGCTATTGAAGACACGGTTGCAGCGATTACAGAGTTTGTCAGTGTCGGTATGCATGCCATGAATCGCCTATTGACCCTTGCTCATAGCAAGCGGGACCGAATCGCCGTTATCGGAGATGGAAGTTTAGCATTTGTGGTTGCCAATATTATCAACTATACTTTGCCAGAAGCAGAGATTGTGGTTATTGGTCGTCATTGGGAAAAATTGGAACTTTTCTCATTTGCCAAAGAATGCTATATTACTGATAATATTCCTGAAGATTTGGCCTTTGACCATGCTTTTGAGTGTTGTGGTGGTGATGGTACTGGACCAGCCATTAATGACCTGATTCGCTACATTCGTCCTCAGGGAACGATTCTCATGATGGGAGTTAGCGAGTATAAAGTCAATCTCAATACACGCGATGCCTTAGAAAAAGGCTTGCTCTTAGTTGGATCTTCTCGTTCTGGTCGCATCGATTTTGAAAATGCAATCCAAATGATGGAAGTCAAGAAATTTGCCAATCGTCTTAAAAATATCCTTTATCTAGAAGAACCTGTAAGAGAAATTAAAGATATTCACCGTGTCTTTGCGACCGATTTAAACACAGCCTTTAAAACAGTGTTTAAGTGGGAAGTATAAGTGCTGGAGGTTAATTGTGGAGAAAATCATTAAAGAAAAAATTTCATCCCTACTTAGTCAAGAAGAGGAAGTCCTCAGTGTTGAACAACTGGGGGGAATGACCAATCAAAACTATTTGGTCAAAACAACAAATAAGCAATACATTGTTAAATTCTTTGGTAAAGGGACAGAAAAGCTGATCAATCGTCAAGATGAAAAGTACAATCTTGAACTACTAAAGGATTTAGACTTAGATGTAAAAAATTACCTTTTTGATATTGAAGCTGGTATCAAAGTAAATGAGTATATCGAATCTGCGATTACGCTTGATTCAACGTCAATCAAGACCAAATTTGATAAAATTGCTCCAATATTACAAACGATTCATGCTTCTGGTAAGGAATTAAGGGGAGAATTTGCTCCTTTTGAAGAAATCAAAAAATACGAATCCTTGATTGAAGAAAAAATCCCTTATGCTAACTATGAAGCCGTTCGAGAAGAAGTCTTCTCCTTAGAGAAAAGACTAGCTGACTTAGGTGTTGACAGAAAATCTTGTCATATCGATTTGGTGCCTGAAAACTTTATAGAATCACCTCAAGGACGTCTATATCTGATTGACTGGGAATATTCATCAATGAATGATCCAATGTGGGATTTGGCAGCCCTCTTTTTAGAGTCCGAATTCACTTCCCAAGAGGAAGAAGCCTTCTTATCTCACTATGAGAGTGAGCAAACACCTATCTCTCGTGAAAAGATTGCGATCTATAAAATTTTGCAAGATACTATTTGGAGTCTATGGACTGTCTATAAGGAAGAGCAAGGCGCAGATTTTGGTGACTATGGTGTGAATCGTTACCAAAGAGCTGTTAAAGGTTTGTCATATTATGGAGGTTCAGATGAAAAATAAAAATGGAGTTTCTTTTGGTCTACTCTCAGGTATTTTCTGGGGTTTAGGTCTAACGATTAGTGCTTATATCTTTTCGATTTTTACAGATTTGTCGCCTTTTGTGGTGGCCGCTGCTCACGATTTCTTGAGTATCTTTATCTTACTAGCTTTTCTCTTGGTAAAAGAAGGAAAAGTTCGTCTTTCAATTTTCTTAAATATTCGCAATGTTAGTGTGATCATCGGAGCCTTGCTAGCAGGCCCTATTGGTATGCAGGCCAATCTTTATGCGGTTAAGTATATCGGAAGTTCCTTAGCTTCATCTGTATCGGCTATTTACCCTGCGATTTCGGTTTTATTGGCTTTCTTCTTTTTGAAGCACAAGATTTCAAAAAATACTGTATTTGGTATTGTCTTGATTATTGCAGGGATTATTGCTCAGACCTATAAGGTTGAACAGGTCAATTCCTTCTACATTGGGATTCTCTGTGCTTTGGTTTGTGCTATTGCATGGGGAAGTGAGAGTGTTCTTAGCTCTTTTGCCATGGAAAGTGAACTGAGTGAAATCGAAGCCCTCTTAATCCGTCAAGTGACTTCATTCTTGTCCTATCTTGTGATTGTGCTCTTTTCTCATCAGTCATTTGCAGAAGTGGCCAATGGACAATTACTAGGTCTTATGATTGTCTTTGCAGCCTTTGATATGATTTCCTACTTGGCTTATTATATCGCTATCAATCGCTTGCAACCAGCCAAGGCTACAGGCTTGAACGTGAGTTATGTAGTTTGGACTGTCTTGTTTGCAGTTGTTTTCTTGGGCGCACCGCTAGATATGCTGACAATTATTACGTCACTTGTCGTCATTGCTGGAGTTTATATTATTATTAAAGAATAAAGGAGATTCGTGTGAAAGCCATTATCTTAGCAGCGGGCTTGGGAACTCGCTTGCGTCCTATGACTGAAAATACCCCTAAAGCCTTGGTTCAGGTTAATCAAAAACCCTTGATTGAATACCAAATTGAGTTTTTAAAAGAAAAAGGAATCAATGAAATCATCATCATTGTTGGTTACCTTAAAGAACAATTCGATTACTTGAAAGAAAAATATGGTGTTCGCCTCGTCTTCAATGATAAATACGCTGACTACAATAACTTTTACTCTCTCTATCTTGTAAAAGAAGAATTGGCCAATAGCTATGTTATTGATGCCGATAATTATCTCTTTAAAAATATGTTCCGCAATGATTTGACACGTTCGACTTATTTTAGTGTTTATCGTGAAGATTGTACCAACGAATGGTTCTTGGTCTATGGAGATGACTACAAGGTTCAAGACATTATTGTTGATAGCAAGGCTGGTCGTATCCTTAGTGGTGTATCCTTCTGGGATGCTCCAACCGCAGAAAAGATTGTTAGCTTTATCGATAAGGCTTATGCAAGTGGTGAATTTGTTGATCTCTACTGGGACAATATGGTTAAGGATAACATCAAAGAGCTAGATGTCTAT encodes the following:
- a CDS encoding LicD family protein; its protein translation is MKQLTIEDAKQIELEILDYIDTLCKKHNINYIINYGTLIGAVRHEGFIPWDDDIDLSMPREDYQRFINIFQKEKSKYKLLSLETDKNYFNNFIKITDSSTKIIDTRNTKTYESGVFIDIFPMDRFDDPKVIDICYKLESFKLLSFSKHKNIVYKDSLLKDWIRTAFWLLLRPVSPRYFAHKIEKEIQKYSRENGQYMAFIPSKFKEKEVFPSGTFDKSIDLPFENLSLPAPEKFDTILTQFYGDYMTLPPEEKRFYSHEFHAYKLED
- the tacF gene encoding type IV teichoic acid flippase TacF, producing MKSIKLNALSYMGIRVLNIIFPILTGTYVARVLDRTDYGYFNSVDTILSFFLPFATYGVYNYGLRAISNVKDNKKDLNRTFSSLFYLCIACTILTTAVYILAYPLLFTDNPIVKKVYLVMGIQLIAQIFSIEWVNEALENYSFLFYKTAFIRILMLVSIFLFVKNEHDIVVYTLVMSLSTLINYLISYFWIKRDIKLVKIHISDFKPLFLPLTAMLVFANANMLFTFLDRLFLVKTGIDVNVSYYTMAQRIVTVIAGVVTGAIGVSVPRLSYYLGKGDKEAYVALVNRGSRIFNFFIIPLSFGLMVLGPNAILLYGSEKYIGGGILTSLFAFRTIILALDTILGSQILFTNGYEKRITVYTVFAGLLNLGLNSLLFFNHIVAPEYYLLTTMLSEVSLLVFYIIFIHRKQLIHLGHIFSYTVRYSLFSLSFVGIYFLINFLYPVDMIINLPFLINTGLIVLLSAISYIGLLVFTKDSIFYEFLNHVLALKNKFKRS
- a CDS encoding IspD/TarI family cytidylyltransferase yields the protein MIYAGILAGGTGTRMGISNLPKQFLELGDRPILIHTIEKFVLEPSIEKIVVGVHGDWVSHAEDLVDKYLPLHKERIIITKGGADRNTSIEKIIEAIDAYRPLTPEDIVVTHDSVRPFITLRMIQDNIQLAQNHDAVDTVVEAVDTIVESTNGQFITDIPNRAHLYQGQTPQTFRCKDFMDLYGSLSDEEKEILTDACKIFVIKGKDVALAKGEYSNLKITTVTDLKIAKSMIEKD
- a CDS encoding ribitol-5-phosphate dehydrogenase, with the translated sequence MINQIYQLTKPKFINVKYQEEAIDQENHILIRPNYMAVCHADQRYYQGKRDPKILNKKLPMAMIHESCGTVISDPTGTYEVGQKVVMIPNQPPMQSDEEFYENYMTGTHFLSSGFDGFMREFVSLPKDRVVAYDAIEDTVAAITEFVSVGMHAMNRLLTLAHSKRDRIAVIGDGSLAFVVANIINYTLPEAEIVVIGRHWEKLELFSFAKECYITDNIPEDLAFDHAFECCGGDGTGPAINDLIRYIRPQGTILMMGVSEYKVNLNTRDALEKGLLLVGSSRSGRIDFENAIQMMEVKKFANRLKNILYLEEPVREIKDIHRVFATDLNTAFKTVFKWEV
- the licA gene encoding choline kinase LicA, which codes for MEKIIKEKISSLLSQEEEVLSVEQLGGMTNQNYLVKTTNKQYIVKFFGKGTEKLINRQDEKYNLELLKDLDLDVKNYLFDIEAGIKVNEYIESAITLDSTSIKTKFDKIAPILQTIHASGKELRGEFAPFEEIKKYESLIEEKIPYANYEAVREEVFSLEKRLADLGVDRKSCHIDLVPENFIESPQGRLYLIDWEYSSMNDPMWDLAALFLESEFTSQEEEAFLSHYESEQTPISREKIAIYKILQDTIWSLWTVYKEEQGADFGDYGVNRYQRAVKGLSYYGGSDEK
- a CDS encoding DMT family transporter encodes the protein MKNKNGVSFGLLSGIFWGLGLTISAYIFSIFTDLSPFVVAAAHDFLSIFILLAFLLVKEGKVRLSIFLNIRNVSVIIGALLAGPIGMQANLYAVKYIGSSLASSVSAIYPAISVLLAFFFLKHKISKNTVFGIVLIIAGIIAQTYKVEQVNSFYIGILCALVCAIAWGSESVLSSFAMESELSEIEALLIRQVTSFLSYLVIVLFSHQSFAEVANGQLLGLMIVFAAFDMISYLAYYIAINRLQPAKATGLNVSYVVWTVLFAVVFLGAPLDMLTIITSLVVIAGVYIIIKE
- a CDS encoding sugar phosphate nucleotidyltransferase — translated: MKAIILAAGLGTRLRPMTENTPKALVQVNQKPLIEYQIEFLKEKGINEIIIIVGYLKEQFDYLKEKYGVRLVFNDKYADYNNFYSLYLVKEELANSYVIDADNYLFKNMFRNDLTRSTYFSVYREDCTNEWFLVYGDDYKVQDIIVDSKAGRILSGVSFWDAPTAEKIVSFIDKAYASGEFVDLYWDNMVKDNIKELDVYVEELEGNSIYEIDSVQDYHKLEEILQNEN